Proteins encoded within one genomic window of Rubripirellula tenax:
- a CDS encoding PEP-CTERM sorting domain-containing protein, translating into MKRSFSAAMVCVALLVMSAAQSHAGVMTTTLAFPSEFSFTRHAIFGDSVLGSGGGGVHVEIGDYVEETFGNTGLVDTTSSRWQFSMSDTTDAGVTSTFDARINGTTVGSYSFDGDGATPTTHTFDLDFTYAPIASFTGGAGPESFFLTLISTSTVPLGQGAWNWIPGGTVTLTGNNNAAAVPEPASLAVFAFGACAFGASVYRRRRRATA; encoded by the coding sequence ATGAAACGTTCCTTTTCTGCCGCAATGGTGTGCGTCGCCTTGTTGGTGATGAGCGCAGCTCAATCTCACGCGGGCGTCATGACGACGACTCTAGCTTTCCCATCGGAATTCTCGTTCACACGTCACGCGATTTTCGGCGATAGTGTGCTTGGTTCGGGCGGCGGCGGAGTCCACGTCGAGATCGGCGACTATGTCGAAGAAACCTTTGGCAACACCGGACTGGTCGACACAACCAGCTCGCGTTGGCAGTTCAGCATGTCCGACACGACGGACGCAGGAGTCACCAGCACGTTTGACGCGCGCATCAACGGTACAACGGTCGGCTCGTACAGCTTCGATGGCGACGGAGCGACCCCGACCACGCACACGTTTGATCTGGATTTCACCTATGCTCCCATCGCTTCGTTCACCGGCGGTGCCGGCCCCGAGAGCTTCTTCCTGACATTGATTTCCACTTCGACGGTCCCTCTTGGCCAAGGCGCGTGGAATTGGATTCCTGGTGGAACCGTCACTTTGACCGGCAATAACAACGCCGCGGCCGTGCCAGAGCCCGCTTCGCTGGCCGTGTTTGCCTTCGGTGCATGTGCGTTCGGCGCTTCGGTTTATCGCCGCCGTCGCCGAGCGACCGCCTAG
- a CDS encoding PEP-CTERM sorting domain-containing protein (PEP-CTERM proteins occur, often in large numbers, in the proteomes of bacteria that also encode an exosortase, a predicted intramembrane cysteine proteinase. The presence of a PEP-CTERM domain at a protein's C-terminus predicts cleavage within the sorting domain, followed by covalent anchoring to some some component of the (usually Gram-negative) cell surface. Many PEP-CTERM proteins exhibit an unusual sequence composition that includes large numbers of potential glycosylation sites. Expression of one such protein has been shown restore the ability of a bacterium to form floc, a type of biofilm.) yields MTRHIQAAFLSAALAIAMSATSYAGVVTSVLLDFPTEFSTTRDAINGFGVLGTGSAVHFNLGDYVEQTYGNTGLSNTTGSQWQFSITDFTLDGVLNTFDARINGATVGSFSYTSDGVFGSVHDFDLTYTHAPAINSQIGVMGPDSFFLTLLATSTVPTGSGTWAWNPGGTVTLTGMSSAQAIPEPGSMALLTFATCSLGIAAYRRRKTANGTVC; encoded by the coding sequence ATGACGCGACATATTCAGGCTGCGTTTCTGAGTGCTGCTCTTGCTATTGCGATGTCAGCGACGTCCTATGCCGGAGTCGTCACGTCGGTGCTGCTCGATTTCCCAACTGAGTTTTCCACGACCCGCGATGCGATCAATGGGTTTGGTGTGTTGGGTACCGGAAGCGCTGTACACTTCAATCTGGGCGACTACGTCGAGCAAACGTACGGCAACACGGGGCTTTCAAACACAACCGGATCGCAGTGGCAGTTTAGTATCACCGATTTCACGCTCGATGGTGTCTTGAATACTTTCGATGCGCGAATCAACGGTGCAACCGTTGGATCTTTCAGTTACACCAGCGACGGTGTTTTTGGCAGTGTCCATGATTTTGACTTGACCTACACGCATGCTCCCGCCATCAATTCGCAAATCGGTGTAATGGGGCCCGACAGCTTCTTCTTAACGCTGTTAGCGACGTCCACTGTTCCGACCGGCTCTGGCACCTGGGCCTGGAACCCAGGCGGCACGGTCACGCTGACCGGCATGAGTTCAGCTCAAGCTATTCCCGAACCCGGATCGATGGCGCTGTTGACGTTTGCGACGTGTTCGCTCGGAATCGCAGCGTATCGCCGTCGAAAGACCGCCAACGGCACGGTTTGTTAG
- a CDS encoding DUF2237 family protein, whose protein sequence is MAKNVLGTDLASCSTDPMTGFYRDGCCNTGGDDAGLHTVCCEVTAEFLEFSKSRGNDLSTPMPMYRFPGLKPGDRWCLCAARWREAYDAGFAPSVVLEACHISTLEWASLEELQEKAVPDS, encoded by the coding sequence ATGGCGAAGAACGTTCTGGGAACCGATTTGGCATCATGCAGCACCGATCCGATGACCGGTTTTTACCGCGACGGATGCTGCAACACCGGCGGCGACGATGCCGGTCTGCACACGGTTTGCTGTGAAGTGACGGCCGAGTTTTTGGAGTTCAGCAAGTCACGCGGCAACGATCTGAGCACGCCGATGCCGATGTACCGCTTTCCTGGGTTGAAGCCCGGTGACCGCTGGTGCTTGTGCGCGGCCCGATGGCGCGAAGCCTACGACGCAGGATTCGCGCCGTCCGTCGTGCTGGAGGCCTGCCATATCTCAACCCTCGAATGGGCATCGCTGGAAGAACTGCAAGAAAAAGCGGTTCCGGATTCCTAG
- a CDS encoding ATP-dependent helicase: MDAIFKNLTEAQQEAVAHVDGPMLILAGPGSGKTRVVTHRIANMIHQGVPPWQIAALTFTNKAADEMRMRVESLAPNQPVWMGTFHRFCAQLLRRYATMVGLQENYSIYDTSDSKQAMKRAVLAAGVSTTHASPEQIASAISHAKNRLTTPEMMQGLALRPLDALAAKVYPIYQQQLLTANAVDFDDLLLHIANLLRENPEIRGELDSKYRYILVDEYQDTNLAQYAIVRALSIDHPNLAVTGDPDQSIYGWRGADLNNILDFEKDYPSVKTVRLEKNYRSTPNILRAADQLIRYNRRRKAKELFTDHPEGEAVILRMFEDGYQEADGIADEISRAIISDGLKPSDFAIFCRMNALTRSLEHALRSRSLPYQIVNGVEFYQRREIKDLLAYLHLVNNPNHDVALMRVINTPTRGIGNRTVERIREFADYNAIPMLEAARRADQIEGLAKRAVTMVNKFIKLYDRLAIKATASLEDLIRYLVEEIDYEAYLEKTAVEQQDANPMSNVDELITAAVEFDRQHPDDGSLEAFLEQVALVADTDAIDGGTDRVTIMTLHAAKGLEYPRVFVIAVEDDLIPHKRSKETEEQFEEERRLLFVGITRAKEWLQLSCCKRRAVRGDVRPVIPSPFLNELPLDEMKRIESTGNRDWFDSEDDYDQSYPDSWDLPDEDVGSDQVCKTPSDEPAIVAPAGFEIDEVSQLPPEELAAAMKPKKKASVVVAGLKTGADLLKAGTTPLMSYREGTTVRHPEHGDGTIIEVTGRGPKRTAKVQFDGGEHSFRLAYANLEVI, translated from the coding sequence ATGGACGCGATCTTTAAGAACTTGACCGAGGCACAACAGGAAGCCGTTGCGCACGTCGACGGCCCAATGTTGATTTTGGCAGGACCGGGATCCGGAAAGACGCGCGTCGTCACCCACCGAATCGCCAACATGATTCACCAAGGCGTTCCGCCGTGGCAAATCGCGGCGTTGACGTTCACCAACAAGGCCGCCGATGAAATGCGGATGCGGGTCGAGTCCCTGGCGCCGAATCAACCGGTCTGGATGGGCACGTTCCACCGCTTCTGTGCCCAACTTTTGCGGCGTTACGCGACAATGGTCGGGCTGCAAGAAAACTATTCGATTTACGACACGTCGGATTCAAAGCAAGCGATGAAGCGGGCCGTGCTGGCGGCCGGTGTCTCGACCACTCACGCATCGCCCGAACAAATCGCCTCGGCGATCAGCCACGCCAAGAACCGCTTGACCACGCCCGAGATGATGCAGGGCCTTGCGCTGCGTCCGCTCGATGCGTTGGCGGCGAAGGTCTATCCGATTTACCAGCAACAGTTGTTGACGGCCAACGCGGTCGACTTCGATGACTTGCTTTTGCACATTGCCAACTTGCTGCGCGAGAATCCAGAGATCCGTGGCGAACTGGACAGCAAGTATCGATACATCTTGGTCGACGAATACCAGGACACCAACTTGGCCCAGTACGCGATCGTTCGCGCGCTGTCGATTGACCACCCCAACCTGGCCGTCACCGGCGACCCGGACCAATCGATCTATGGTTGGCGGGGCGCGGACCTGAACAACATCCTGGATTTTGAAAAGGATTATCCGTCCGTCAAAACGGTCCGGTTGGAAAAGAACTATCGCAGCACACCGAACATCCTGCGCGCGGCCGATCAGTTGATTCGATACAACCGCCGACGCAAGGCAAAGGAATTATTCACGGATCACCCCGAAGGCGAAGCGGTGATCTTGCGAATGTTCGAAGACGGTTACCAGGAAGCCGACGGCATCGCCGACGAGATCTCGCGGGCCATCATCAGCGACGGATTGAAACCGTCGGACTTTGCGATCTTTTGCCGCATGAACGCGTTGACGCGGTCGCTCGAACACGCCCTTCGCAGCCGGTCGTTGCCGTACCAGATCGTCAACGGTGTCGAGTTCTATCAGCGCCGTGAAATCAAAGATCTGTTGGCTTACCTTCACTTGGTCAACAACCCCAACCACGACGTCGCGTTGATGCGCGTGATCAACACGCCGACGCGGGGCATCGGCAATCGAACCGTTGAACGGATTCGCGAATTTGCGGACTACAACGCAATCCCAATGCTGGAAGCGGCGCGGCGTGCGGACCAGATCGAAGGACTCGCCAAACGCGCTGTCACGATGGTCAACAAGTTCATCAAGCTCTACGACCGGTTGGCGATCAAGGCGACGGCATCGCTGGAAGACTTGATCCGATACCTCGTCGAAGAGATCGATTACGAAGCGTACTTGGAAAAAACGGCCGTCGAACAGCAAGACGCCAACCCGATGTCGAACGTCGACGAACTGATCACCGCCGCTGTCGAATTCGACCGGCAACACCCCGACGACGGATCGCTCGAAGCGTTCTTGGAACAGGTCGCGCTGGTCGCCGACACCGACGCGATCGACGGGGGCACCGACCGTGTCACGATCATGACACTGCACGCGGCAAAAGGACTCGAATACCCGCGAGTGTTTGTGATCGCGGTCGAAGACGATTTGATTCCCCACAAACGATCCAAAGAAACCGAAGAGCAATTCGAAGAAGAACGTCGGCTTTTGTTCGTTGGCATCACGCGAGCGAAGGAGTGGTTGCAATTGAGTTGCTGTAAACGTCGCGCGGTCCGTGGCGACGTGCGACCGGTGATCCCAAGTCCGTTCTTGAACGAGTTGCCGCTCGATGAAATGAAACGGATCGAAAGCACGGGCAACCGCGATTGGTTCGATAGCGAAGACGACTACGACCAAAGCTATCCCGATTCATGGGATCTGCCGGACGAAGACGTCGGCTCAGATCAAGTTTGCAAAACGCCGTCGGACGAACCTGCTATCGTCGCACCGGCCGGATTCGAAATCGACGAGGTGTCTCAGTTGCCGCCCGAAGAGTTGGCGGCGGCGATGAAACCAAAGAAGAAAGCCTCTGTCGTTGTGGCGGGACTGAAGACGGGCGCCGACCTCCTGAAGGCGGGCACGACGCCGCTGATGAGCTATCGCGAAGGCACGACGGTTCGCCACCCGGAACACGGCGATGGCACGATCATCGAAGTCACCGGACGCGGTCCGAAGCGAACGGCAAAAGTCCAATTCGACGGAGGCGAACACAGCTTCCGCCTGGCCTATGCAAACCTGGAAGTCATCTAG